One Deinococcus radiopugnans ATCC 19172 DNA window includes the following coding sequences:
- a CDS encoding replication initiator protein A, producing the protein MGAGSTAWEDEYGEGDERMSVKCIGTAQYLVPFGVDNDVIIGILCLFAAQGFPASNAVTGTANHFLRASGLDTSGRYHKNLHESLMRLSHTNFHIERGWHDGKRYRTVIFRHLHEIMFDTAQSGGTLDQDSTITVVLPPIIAESLRRGFLKPLSSGVLGELSQPTARALYRLLDGHRHNLTAPDERLQEFTVGLVDWGRKARILNLSPDKIRRVLDPAHEELLKAHYLASVTYHGRGQGQSVHYVFERDVVALDPLLLSRLTGRGIAPKVARGLMESIGVDAVRERLDEVERLIAGKKVPGPGFFVSFIRSPDDYRPRPSPAQGQAAARPKAARQPRLLEVEPDPDQAARERFANLSPTERAQETVRSLKVVYDSRLDAEAYRKLGEVLEVGALDAAALRAEAARALTTGTCDNQAARLQVQLANFT; encoded by the coding sequence GTGGGGGCGGGCAGCACGGCCTGGGAGGATGAATACGGCGAGGGCGACGAGCGAATGAGCGTGAAGTGCATCGGCACCGCGCAGTACCTCGTCCCCTTCGGCGTGGACAATGACGTCATCATCGGCATTCTCTGTCTGTTCGCGGCGCAGGGGTTCCCGGCGAGCAACGCCGTCACAGGCACCGCCAACCACTTCCTGCGGGCTTCGGGCCTGGACACCTCCGGGCGCTACCACAAGAACCTGCACGAGTCGCTGATGCGCCTGTCGCACACCAACTTCCATATCGAGCGGGGCTGGCACGATGGCAAACGCTACCGGACGGTCATCTTCCGTCACCTGCACGAGATCATGTTCGACACGGCCCAGTCCGGCGGGACCCTCGATCAGGACAGCACCATCACGGTGGTGCTGCCGCCGATCATCGCCGAGAGTCTGCGCCGGGGCTTTCTCAAGCCGCTGAGCTCCGGCGTGCTGGGCGAGCTGAGCCAGCCGACGGCCCGCGCCCTGTACCGCCTGCTGGATGGCCACCGCCACAACCTCACGGCCCCGGACGAGCGCCTTCAGGAGTTCACGGTGGGCCTGGTGGACTGGGGGCGCAAGGCCCGCATTCTGAACCTGAGTCCGGACAAGATCCGCCGTGTCCTTGATCCGGCCCACGAGGAACTCCTCAAGGCGCATTACCTGGCGTCGGTCACGTACCACGGGCGGGGGCAGGGCCAGAGTGTGCATTACGTCTTTGAGCGGGACGTGGTGGCCCTCGATCCCCTGCTGCTCAGCCGCCTGACCGGGCGCGGCATTGCCCCCAAGGTGGCCCGTGGCCTGATGGAATCAATTGGAGTTGATGCGGTGCGTGAACGGCTTGACGAGGTGGAGCGGCTGATCGCGGGCAAGAAAGTCCCGGGGCCAGGCTTCTTCGTGAGCTTCATCCGCTCGCCGGACGACTACCGCCCGCGTCCATCGCCTGCCCAGGGCCAGGCAGCGGCGAGGCCCAAGGCGGCGAGGCAGCCGCGTCTGCTGGAGGTGGAGCCTGATCCGGATCAGGCGGCGCGCGAGCGGTTCGCAAATCTGTCCCCCACGGAGCGCGCCCAGGAGACGGTACGCTCCCTGAAGGTGGTGTACGACAGCCGTCTGGACGCCGAGGCGTACCGCAAGCTCGGGGAGGTGCTGGAGGTGGGTGCCCTGGACGCCGCTGCCCTGCGCGCCGAGGCGGCCCGTGCCCTGACGACCGGAACGTGCGACAACCAGGCGGCGCGACTTCAGGTGCAATTGGCGAACTTCACCTGA